The following proteins are co-located in the Zavarzinella sp. genome:
- a CDS encoding IS630 family transposase — protein MTNRKIEYWVIPPEADAEFVAHMEDVLETYEKPYDPNVPVLCMDEQPVQLLKETRVPIPATAQHAKRVDYEYERAGTAAIFMFTEPLVGWREVSVRERRTKIDWAIEMARLLEGRYASCAKVIVVCDNLNTHTKGAFYEAFEPARARTLVRRIEFCYTPKHGSWLNIAENELSSLTRQCVADRRFEDVATLSEETEAWSNDVNTTQRGVDWQMKIDEARTKLKSVYPTIKS, from the coding sequence ATGACGAATCGGAAGATTGAATATTGGGTGATTCCTCCGGAGGCGGACGCCGAGTTTGTCGCCCATATGGAAGATGTGCTGGAAACCTACGAAAAACCGTACGATCCGAACGTGCCGGTCCTGTGCATGGACGAACAACCGGTGCAGTTGTTGAAAGAAACACGCGTTCCTATTCCCGCCACGGCCCAACATGCCAAGCGGGTTGACTACGAATACGAACGAGCGGGCACGGCGGCTATCTTCATGTTTACCGAACCGCTGGTCGGTTGGCGTGAAGTCTCCGTTCGCGAACGGAGGACGAAGATTGACTGGGCCATCGAAATGGCTCGGTTGTTGGAGGGTCGCTATGCGTCATGTGCCAAAGTGATCGTGGTGTGTGACAACCTCAACACCCACACCAAGGGCGCGTTCTATGAAGCGTTTGAACCCGCGCGTGCGCGGACCTTGGTTCGACGGATCGAATTCTGCTACACACCCAAGCATGGAAGTTGGCTGAACATCGCAGAGAATGAACTGAGTTCGTTAACCCGCCAATGTGTCGCGGACCGTCGCTTTGAAGATGTTGCCACTTTGAGTGAAGAAACCGAGGCATGGTCGAACGATGTCAACACCACACAGCGTGGCGTTGACTGGCAAATGAAGATCGACGAAGCACGAACGAAATTAAAATCGGTTTACCCGACAATTAAGTCGTGA
- a CDS encoding helix-turn-helix domain-containing protein yields MRKLYIIRLTKQERVELQSVVKKLKGTGQKVRRAQILLKADADGPNWTDERIAEAFSCRTRTVERLRQRFVEQGFEETLNRAKRQQPPVDKLLTGDQEARIIATRLGPPPKGYNNWTLRLLARKVVELEIVESVSYETVRRTLKKMA; encoded by the coding sequence ATGCGGAAGTTGTATATCATTCGACTGACAAAGCAAGAACGAGTCGAGCTTCAGAGTGTCGTCAAGAAGTTGAAGGGAACCGGGCAGAAAGTTCGACGTGCTCAGATTCTGCTGAAGGCAGATGCCGATGGTCCGAATTGGACTGATGAGCGTATTGCCGAGGCGTTTTCGTGTCGGACTAGAACCGTGGAACGGCTTCGCCAGCGGTTCGTCGAGCAAGGATTTGAAGAAACGCTCAACCGAGCTAAACGTCAGCAACCACCCGTGGATAAGCTATTGACGGGCGACCAAGAGGCCCGCATCATCGCGACTCGGCTTGGGCCGCCTCCGAAAGGCTACAACAACTGGACGCTTCGGTTGCTGGCACGCAAGGTCGTGGAGTTGGAAATCGTGGAGTCGGTGAGCTACGAAACGGTCCGACGCACGCTAAAAAAAATGGCATGA